A DNA window from Trichosurus vulpecula isolate mTriVul1 chromosome 2, mTriVul1.pri, whole genome shotgun sequence contains the following coding sequences:
- the C2H2orf66 gene encoding uncharacterized protein C2orf66 homolog: protein MHLFSMSRAMLLLPLCIALMPVRLGQGAPLKEEEKWKPLDNPRNRDLFFRTLQAYFLRRGLDLEKVPKTFYINNEKPWPSSFHSDPITSAFTDYEEQKNSFSNDFRG, encoded by the exons ATGCATCTCTTCAGCATGTCCCGGGCGATGCTTCTGCTGCCTCTGTGCATAGCACTCATGCCTGTGAGGCTGGGTCAGGGAGCCCCactgaaagaagaggagaaatggaaACCACTAGACAACCCCAGAAACAGAGATCTG TTTTTCAGAACGCTCCAGGCATATTTTTTGAGAAGAGGCCTTGATCTTGAGAAGGTTCCAAAAACTTTCTACATAAACAACGAGAAACCTTGGCCTTCCTCCTTCCACTCAGATCCCATTACTTCTGCGTTTACAGATTATGAGGAGCAGAAAAACTCCTTTTCCAATGACTTCAGAGGCTGA